One genomic window of Candidatus Kuenenia stuttgartiensis includes the following:
- a CDS encoding cation diffusion facilitator family transporter, which yields MTSIESGIKASVLGIIINTALAIIKIITGIIGHSYALIADGIESTTDVISSVIVWSGLRIASEPPDEKHPYGHGKADSIAGLFVSMLLFGAALFIAVHSIKDILVPHKTPEWFTLIVLVFVIVTKEILFRFVISIGDSIDSTALQGDAWHHRADALTSAAALIGISIALIGGKGYESADSWAALFACVIITFNGMKLFRTALNEVMDASAPQTIKDETIRMAKQVEGVLSIGKCRIRKSGITLLVDIHVQVEGEMSVMESHAIAHLVKDELINKNVNIRDVVVHIEPYHSDKINVKEYNGLSFFSYVSSIWFLLLLFDKKENTI from the coding sequence ATGACTTCCATTGAATCAGGCATTAAGGCCTCTGTGCTTGGTATAATTATTAATACAGCGCTGGCAATAATTAAAATCATTACCGGCATCATCGGGCATTCGTATGCATTAATTGCAGACGGCATTGAATCCACTACGGATGTCATCAGTTCTGTTATCGTATGGAGCGGCCTGAGAATAGCATCAGAACCTCCGGATGAAAAACACCCTTACGGGCATGGAAAGGCAGACTCTATTGCAGGACTGTTTGTTTCCATGTTATTATTTGGGGCAGCCTTGTTTATTGCAGTTCATAGTATTAAAGATATTCTGGTTCCCCATAAAACACCTGAATGGTTTACGCTTATCGTATTAGTGTTTGTCATTGTAACAAAAGAAATACTCTTTCGGTTTGTTATTTCCATCGGAGATTCAATAGACAGTACCGCATTGCAAGGTGACGCATGGCATCATCGGGCTGACGCACTTACTTCAGCCGCGGCATTAATTGGTATTTCAATTGCTCTTATAGGCGGCAAAGGCTATGAAAGCGCAGACAGTTGGGCGGCTTTATTTGCATGTGTGATTATAACTTTTAACGGTATGAAACTTTTCAGGACAGCGCTCAATGAGGTAATGGATGCCTCAGCTCCGCAAACAATAAAAGATGAAACCATTAGAATGGCAAAACAGGTAGAGGGTGTTTTATCGATCGGGAAATGCAGGATTAGAAAAAGCGGAATTACGCTGCTGGTAGATATTCATGTGCAGGTTGAAGGTGAGATGAGTGTAATGGAAAGCCATGCGATTGCACACCTGGTAAAAGACGAGCTGATTAATAAAAATGTAAATATCCGCGATGTGGTAGTGCATATAGAACCGTACCATTCTGATAAAATAAATGTAAAAGAATACAATGGACTTTCATTTTTTTCATATGTAAGCTCAATTTGGTTTTTATTACTTTTATTTGACAAAAAGGAGAATACCATATGA
- a CDS encoding carboxypeptidase-like regulatory domain-containing protein, whose product MVKTFYLSLCFVCVTGVLASLSEVKAQSVGGASVSGTVTSEQNEPVKDANVVLKNKKTKFKDKGTTGTNGEYEFSNLDAGKYKLTVKKSGYSNGKKSFKLKDGREKTVDITLKTKENGGGSGSGNGGGSGGGSGSGSGG is encoded by the coding sequence ATGGTAAAAACGTTTTATTTGTCGTTGTGTTTTGTATGTGTTACAGGTGTGCTTGCTTCTTTAAGCGAGGTAAAGGCACAGTCCGTGGGTGGCGCGAGCGTCTCCGGCACGGTAACCAGCGAGCAGAATGAACCGGTAAAAGACGCAAATGTAGTATTGAAAAATAAGAAGACAAAATTCAAAGACAAGGGTACTACTGGAACAAACGGTGAATACGAATTTTCCAATCTTGATGCAGGAAAATATAAGCTAACCGTAAAAAAGTCAGGATATTCAAATGGGAAAAAGAGTTTTAAGCTTAAAGATGGACGGGAAAAAACGGTTGACATTACGTTGAAAACAAAAGAGAACGGAGGCGGTAGTGGTTCCGGTAATGGAGGTGGAAGTGGGGGAGGTTCTGGTTCCGGAAGTGGCGGCTGA
- a CDS encoding carboxypeptidase-like regulatory domain-containing protein — MLFKKVLLSFGFMGILYGVQSLPQDHSMVLAASINGIIVDENGVGIEKAEVTIKGKKGHDKKQKIKTDSDGLYEFTGLKKGKYTIKVTSVGYKNGKEKVKIGNNADDVEGDFTLNFDEYVKTNDTETMDDAVSAFQQIGTLRKEDPVNIEEIVSLYEEYLQDLTQQLDSEYSLTMDEDLISAMGDIENDIDPKLAGQVIDKTLQRVFYLAIYDRITEVNNDFDDESTSYLGTLWDEAYAAYQALFSTADRENKVLTEDRLSIETGSNPNLEDGVTVAFIRGKAALNKKDLDEDEITVGVQRQVIRLSLIRSFYIAVLREVESIINNRDTDLEKALEYQKEGEVYYRIIEEYVSRDNPSGNETIKSQLTGDVSEVDADTIVSEMSRGFIGRVEGELDAAESNISEGDRKDAMIVAEEALLYSEVFLEDLGLRLGDDAMDDMEDALHDLRNASDKMKASSAASAIETISSLIESYENELL, encoded by the coding sequence ATGTTGTTTAAGAAAGTATTGTTGTCGTTTGGTTTTATGGGAATTTTGTATGGTGTGCAGTCATTGCCGCAGGATCACTCAATGGTTTTGGCGGCATCTATCAACGGTATTATAGTAGATGAAAATGGCGTTGGGATAGAGAAGGCCGAGGTGACGATTAAAGGGAAAAAAGGGCATGATAAGAAGCAAAAAATAAAAACAGATTCCGATGGGCTTTATGAGTTTACTGGACTGAAAAAAGGAAAATACACGATTAAGGTGACGTCTGTTGGATATAAAAACGGGAAGGAAAAAGTAAAGATTGGAAATAACGCAGATGATGTCGAGGGTGATTTTACATTGAATTTTGATGAATACGTGAAGACAAACGACACTGAAACGATGGATGATGCCGTATCGGCTTTTCAGCAAATTGGCACATTGAGAAAAGAAGACCCTGTCAATATAGAAGAGATTGTATCTCTATATGAGGAATATTTACAGGATTTAACGCAGCAATTGGATAGTGAATATAGTCTGACCATGGACGAAGACCTGATTTCTGCAATGGGTGATATTGAAAATGATATTGACCCAAAGCTGGCAGGGCAGGTAATCGACAAAACGCTGCAACGGGTATTTTACCTGGCGATTTATGACAGAATTACAGAGGTCAACAATGATTTTGATGACGAAAGTACTTCATATCTGGGAACATTATGGGATGAGGCATATGCTGCTTATCAGGCATTGTTTAGTACGGCAGACAGGGAAAATAAGGTGCTGACGGAGGACCGTTTGTCCATAGAAACAGGGAGTAATCCGAATCTTGAGGATGGGGTTACTGTTGCATTTATACGGGGAAAAGCAGCGTTAAATAAAAAAGATTTAGACGAAGACGAGATTACCGTAGGGGTCCAGAGGCAGGTTATCCGGTTATCCCTTATCAGGTCTTTCTATATTGCAGTATTGAGGGAAGTGGAGAGCATTATCAATAATCGCGATACAGACCTTGAGAAGGCATTGGAATATCAGAAAGAAGGAGAAGTTTATTACAGAATCATCGAAGAATATGTTTCCCGTGATAATCCTTCCGGAAATGAGACGATAAAAAGCCAACTGACTGGCGATGTGTCGGAGGTAGATGCCGATACCATTGTAAGTGAAATGAGCAGGGGTTTTATTGGCCGGGTAGAAGGGGAGTTGGATGCTGCCGAATCCAACATAAGCGAAGGTGACCGTAAAGATGCCATGATTGTAGCTGAAGAGGCATTGCTTTATTCAGAAGTATTTCTGGAAGATTTGGGATTACGGTTGGGTGATGATGCTATGGATGATATGGAAGATGCGCTCCATGATTTGAGGAATGCCAGCGATAAAATGAAAGCATCATCTGCCGCATCCGCCATAGAAACAATCAGTTCACTTATTGAGAGTTACGAAAACGAATTGCTGTAG
- a CDS encoding FAD-dependent oxidoreductase — protein MKGKVLVLGGGPCGLSAAWELSKHGYNVTVLEKGSKVGGLCITNEYNGYRFDLGGHRFISKNRELVEDVRTMMGSELLTSSRKSVILLKGKVFEYPLSAKDIFLKMDMWTNAKAFMSYLIAAFSRMFVRKREVSFEDWIVRRFGRTLYNLFFGPYTEKLWGISPGEISSDWASQRISLLNLKDVLFHLLKLKRRTPRTYAKGYYYPKKGIGQMFDIMGGEIESMGGRIVLNAEVVGVNINNDAITGVRYLKDGVEETIDCDAVISTISLPDLINTFPAHLTAGMEKHISLLKFRAVRFLNILVNLPDISENTWMYVSEGKYIMTRIQEPKRRSSFSAPEGKTSIMLEIPCNEGDEIWSCPKVDLLERCLKDLKDLGLDIRDKVVDYFTTGVTHGYPVYTLDYVEHRQKLFQFLERYENIITCGRQGTFRYIFMDIAMEMGIAAAHHLMLDTMSKKDAIHHMRSEDELIEVSSVTS, from the coding sequence ATGAAAGGAAAAGTGCTTGTTTTAGGGGGAGGCCCATGTGGCTTGTCTGCCGCATGGGAATTATCCAAACATGGATATAACGTTACTGTGCTGGAGAAGGGCTCAAAAGTGGGCGGATTGTGCATTACCAATGAATATAACGGTTATCGGTTTGACCTTGGCGGGCATAGGTTTATTTCTAAAAACAGGGAACTGGTAGAAGATGTTCGCACAATGATGGGAAGTGAACTTTTGACATCGTCGCGGAAAAGTGTGATTTTGCTGAAGGGAAAGGTCTTTGAATATCCCCTTTCCGCAAAGGATATATTCCTGAAAATGGATATGTGGACAAATGCAAAGGCATTTATGTCTTATCTTATCGCTGCATTTTCACGTATGTTCGTTCGCAAAAGGGAGGTGTCGTTTGAGGATTGGATTGTGCGTCGTTTTGGACGTACTCTTTATAATTTGTTTTTTGGCCCTTATACCGAAAAACTGTGGGGCATATCGCCCGGGGAGATTTCCTCCGACTGGGCATCACAAAGAATATCACTATTGAATCTAAAGGACGTCCTTTTTCATCTCCTTAAACTGAAGAGGAGGACGCCGAGAACCTATGCAAAGGGATATTATTATCCCAAAAAAGGCATCGGGCAGATGTTTGATATTATGGGTGGTGAAATAGAAAGTATGGGTGGCAGGATCGTCCTGAATGCAGAGGTCGTGGGTGTGAATATAAACAACGATGCGATAACCGGCGTGCGGTATCTGAAAGATGGCGTGGAGGAAACGATTGATTGTGATGCGGTGATTTCCACCATATCATTGCCGGATCTGATTAATACGTTTCCGGCACATTTGACTGCTGGCATGGAGAAACATATATCTCTGCTGAAATTCAGGGCGGTTCGTTTCCTTAATATTCTGGTGAATCTTCCGGATATAAGTGAAAACACATGGATGTATGTGTCCGAAGGAAAATACATCATGACACGCATCCAGGAACCAAAGAGAAGAAGTTCCTTCAGCGCCCCGGAGGGAAAAACGTCCATAATGCTTGAAATCCCATGCAATGAGGGTGATGAAATTTGGAGTTGCCCAAAGGTGGATTTGCTGGAGAGATGTTTGAAAGATTTAAAAGACCTTGGCCTCGATATAAGGGATAAGGTCGTCGATTATTTTACCACCGGCGTGACTCACGGATATCCTGTTTATACCCTTGATTACGTGGAGCATCGCCAAAAACTCTTTCAATTTTTAGAAAGATATGAAAATATAATCACGTGCGGCAGGCAGGGGACTTTCAGGTATATCTTTATGGATATTGCAATGGAAATGGGAATTGCCGCTGCCCACCATCTTATGCTGGATACAATGTCGAAGAAGGATGCTATTCATCACATGCGTTCTGAGGATGAGCTTATTGAAGTAAGCTCTGTGACATCCTAG
- a CDS encoding family 1 encapsulin nanocompartment shell protein: MGILNTFKKVYAVTGFFALLAVFSLSQVGSSAFAACAKVDDCFSCHTTQELNAVHKNTPYQGQSCIVCHKAFAADDTCSDAKDGRFAKISSEININKEDWNKIQRAVHETTEKHLVGRKFLNIYGPLGTGAQSVPLDTYGLPSWASIDMLGEGNEAIHPLKREIAQIYLIYKDFWLFRRDIEFSKKCETPIDISAAIGAAVSVSRKEDDMVFNGLSEMGIPGLLTASGRNIMKLSDWSVIGNGFQDVVLAVEKLTSRGFNGPFALVVSPKLYAYLHRVYERTGQLEIQGVKELVNGGVYQSYVFNKDVALVIATGSLNMDLAVGSNYKVEYWGPQDLNHRFRVVGSSVLRIKCPQAICTLE, encoded by the coding sequence ATGGGTATTTTAAATACATTTAAAAAAGTATATGCAGTGACGGGTTTTTTTGCCTTGTTAGCAGTATTTTCTCTATCGCAGGTGGGGTCCTCTGCTTTTGCCGCGTGTGCAAAAGTAGATGATTGCTTTTCGTGTCATACCACACAAGAATTAAATGCAGTCCATAAAAATACTCCATACCAGGGACAAAGCTGTATTGTGTGTCACAAAGCTTTTGCTGCAGATGATACATGCTCAGACGCAAAAGATGGTAGATTCGCAAAAATTTCATCTGAAATAAACATCAACAAAGAAGATTGGAACAAAATTCAACGTGCAGTCCATGAGACAACAGAAAAGCATCTTGTAGGGAGAAAATTCTTAAACATTTACGGACCACTTGGAACAGGCGCCCAGAGTGTGCCACTTGATACGTATGGCCTGCCATCATGGGCAAGCATTGATATGCTGGGCGAGGGCAATGAGGCGATACATCCCCTTAAGAGGGAAATTGCTCAAATATACCTTATTTACAAAGACTTTTGGCTTTTCCGGAGAGATATTGAGTTCAGCAAAAAGTGTGAGACGCCCATTGATATAAGTGCTGCAATAGGAGCTGCGGTGTCTGTTTCCAGGAAAGAGGACGACATGGTTTTTAACGGTTTGTCTGAGATGGGCATTCCGGGGCTTTTGACTGCAAGCGGCAGGAATATAATGAAACTCAGTGATTGGTCAGTTATTGGAAACGGCTTTCAGGATGTTGTATTGGCAGTAGAGAAACTGACAAGCAGGGGTTTTAATGGCCCGTTTGCTTTGGTAGTGAGTCCAAAGTTGTATGCATATCTCCACAGGGTTTATGAGCGTACAGGACAATTAGAGATACAGGGGGTAAAAGAGTTGGTAAACGGGGGTGTTTATCAGAGCTACGTTTTTAATAAAGATGTGGCGCTCGTAATTGCAACGGGCAGTCTGAATATGGACCTTGCCGTAGGGAGCAATTATAAAGTAGAGTACTGGGGCCCTCAGGATCTGAACCACCGGTTCAGGGTTGTGGGGAGTTCTGTGCTCAGGATTAAATGTCCGCAGGCAATTTGTACATTGGAGTAG
- a CDS encoding ArnT family glycosyltransferase, giving the protein MAEQNLTAIKKKENLLKGNMFPLCAVALCLVTRLLFFGRYVDEWDSVNFAFGLSKGYDILHDQPHFPGYPVYMFFSWIGYKIIGSDIKALIFSGILFSSMAVFPLYELAKRMFSKNVSILAVILYIVNPQIWLQAEKPLSDAFGLFFVITAVLFSYLALERVAISKDIPEYLERNENNALTYLAFSGFLLGLGIGVRVTYLALAPVMLYVAFLLRNIFSVRRIVAWGGLGFAAGVSSWLVYLIIHFTPGKFFKKFLRHAEYHFYEDGNSIVTTDSFFERVHDIAYRFIAHCMGLWWQDAFLLRVVPTIIVVVSLVYFFKKVKWSEKIRFLSVVFLFYGLWVLFIQDAIRQIMVLVPFLAMVISAGLLYFYTYYLKNKRYGRISFYLMTGVFILSHAVDSVRIVSINRDIKPPSVSQIDYIKENYKKEDTKFYCLNDWRLFQYYAPEWCDRKNTHVYFVSHMNGVKNDLKRLKKKPENVLISSKLFGRHKYADRLKELAVFERDVYGVADYNLLALYRFESKAKIKEPVERRDHSNRQGIVEEQEGMPLVKFDETR; this is encoded by the coding sequence ATGGCAGAGCAAAATCTGACAGCTATCAAAAAAAAAGAAAATTTATTAAAGGGAAACATGTTTCCATTATGTGCAGTTGCACTATGTCTTGTGACAAGACTGTTGTTCTTTGGTAGATATGTTGACGAGTGGGATAGTGTTAACTTTGCCTTTGGTTTGTCAAAGGGATACGATATTTTACACGACCAGCCGCATTTCCCGGGGTACCCGGTATACATGTTTTTTAGCTGGATAGGGTATAAGATTATCGGTTCTGACATTAAGGCATTGATTTTTTCAGGTATTTTATTTAGCAGCATGGCGGTATTTCCCCTGTATGAACTGGCAAAACGGATGTTTTCCAAAAATGTGTCAATACTTGCTGTCATTTTATACATAGTAAATCCGCAAATATGGTTGCAGGCGGAAAAACCACTCTCTGACGCCTTTGGCTTATTTTTTGTGATTACTGCTGTTTTGTTTTCTTATCTTGCGTTAGAACGGGTGGCTATTTCAAAGGATATTCCGGAATATCTGGAGAGGAATGAAAATAATGCTTTGACATATCTGGCCTTCAGCGGGTTTCTGCTGGGTTTGGGGATTGGCGTAAGGGTTACATACCTCGCGTTAGCCCCTGTTATGCTTTACGTGGCTTTTCTGTTAAGGAATATCTTTTCTGTCCGAAGGATTGTCGCATGGGGCGGCCTTGGTTTTGCTGCCGGGGTCTCGTCATGGCTGGTCTATCTGATAATACATTTTACCCCTGGCAAGTTCTTTAAAAAATTTTTACGTCATGCTGAGTACCATTTTTATGAAGACGGCAATTCTATTGTTACAACAGACAGTTTTTTTGAAAGGGTGCATGATATCGCTTACCGTTTCATTGCCCATTGTATGGGGCTGTGGTGGCAGGATGCGTTTTTACTGCGCGTAGTGCCTACAATTATTGTGGTAGTCTCTCTGGTGTATTTCTTTAAAAAGGTGAAATGGTCTGAAAAGATACGGTTTTTATCGGTAGTTTTCCTCTTTTATGGTTTATGGGTTCTTTTTATTCAGGATGCTATACGTCAGATCATGGTGCTTGTTCCTTTTCTGGCAATGGTGATAAGCGCCGGATTGCTTTATTTTTATACGTATTATCTGAAGAATAAAAGATACGGAAGAATATCCTTTTATCTTATGACAGGGGTATTTATTTTATCACATGCGGTTGACTCCGTGAGGATTGTATCGATAAACAGGGATATAAAACCTCCCTCTGTTTCGCAAATAGACTATATAAAAGAGAATTATAAAAAAGAAGATACTAAATTCTACTGTCTGAATGACTGGCGGCTGTTCCAGTATTACGCCCCTGAATGGTGTGACAGGAAAAACACTCACGTATATTTTGTCTCACATATGAATGGGGTGAAAAATGACTTAAAACGGCTGAAGAAGAAACCGGAAAATGTGCTTATCTCCTCAAAACTTTTTGGACGCCACAAATATGCAGACAGGTTGAAGGAACTGGCAGTATTTGAAAGAGACGTTTATGGAGTTGCAGATTATAACTTGCTTGCATTGTATCGCTTTGAAAGCAAGGCGAAGATAAAAGAGCCTGTGGAAAGGAGAGATCATTCAAATAGACAAGGTATTGTTGAAGAACAGGAGGGCATGCCGTTGGTAAAATTTGATGAAACAAGATAA
- a CDS encoding IS1634 family transposase — protein sequence MHIVENKSKSGKKIYRSTLLRESYREDGKVKKRTIANLSNCTPLEIEAIRLALAHKDDLCALGALSESVKLHEGLSMGAAWSVYQVAKELGIEEALGKDFEGKLALWQVMARVIGQGSRLSAVRLAQIHAAGDVLDMKRGFDENNLYDNLSWLSENQAKIERKLFELRRGGNKPKLFLYDVTSSYLEGKSNHFGEYGYNRDGKKRKKQIVIGMLCDESGEPVSTEVFRGNTQDPKTFESQVKKVLERFGCKDVTIVGDRGMIKTVQIESLPEGFHYITAITKPQIESLINKGILQLGLFEEKLCEIKDDEVRYILRRNPVRAEEMSKTRVSKLQSIEKYIVKKNSYLKEHPKSSVSKALETTRERLTRLKLDGWVQIKEEDRTLKIERDEEALKEASYLDGCYAIKTDLEENEADTNLVHERYKDLTEVEKAFRDCKTVNLEVRPVYVRKEDSTRGHVFVVMLAYMIIRRLRRAWKNFDLTVEEGLAQLTTICSMEVTIKGQKASCQKIPRPRQQSHELLEALQIKLPEVLPSRNIRVVTRKKLAVRRKSQ from the coding sequence ATGCATATTGTAGAGAACAAGTCAAAATCCGGTAAAAAAATCTATCGATCTACCCTTCTGCGGGAATCGTACCGTGAGGATGGGAAGGTCAAGAAACGCACCATTGCGAATCTGTCGAATTGCACTCCCCTGGAGATTGAAGCGATAAGACTTGCACTCGCACATAAAGACGATCTCTGTGCATTGGGCGCATTGTCAGAATCGGTGAAACTCCATGAGGGTTTGTCTATGGGAGCAGCGTGGAGCGTGTACCAAGTGGCAAAGGAATTAGGGATAGAAGAGGCATTGGGAAAGGACTTTGAAGGAAAGCTGGCGCTTTGGCAAGTAATGGCAAGGGTAATAGGCCAGGGGTCAAGACTGTCTGCAGTAAGGCTGGCGCAGATACATGCTGCGGGTGACGTCCTGGATATGAAGCGTGGGTTTGACGAGAACAATCTGTACGATAATTTGTCATGGTTGTCAGAGAATCAGGCAAAGATAGAGCGAAAGCTGTTTGAGTTAAGACGAGGAGGCAATAAGCCGAAGTTGTTTTTGTATGACGTGACGAGCAGTTATTTAGAGGGGAAGTCGAATCATTTTGGTGAGTACGGGTATAATCGTGACGGCAAAAAGAGGAAAAAACAGATAGTGATCGGTATGCTTTGTGATGAATCCGGGGAGCCGGTATCAACAGAAGTATTTAGGGGCAACACCCAGGATCCGAAGACCTTTGAATCTCAGGTAAAGAAGGTATTAGAGCGGTTTGGATGCAAAGATGTAACGATTGTAGGAGATCGTGGGATGATCAAGACGGTGCAAATCGAAAGTTTACCGGAAGGGTTTCATTACATAACGGCGATAACTAAGCCGCAGATAGAGTCGTTGATAAATAAAGGGATACTGCAATTAGGATTGTTCGAAGAAAAGCTCTGCGAGATAAAGGATGATGAGGTTAGATATATTCTGAGGCGCAATCCGGTAAGGGCGGAAGAGATGTCAAAGACCCGTGTATCAAAATTACAGAGTATAGAGAAATACATCGTGAAGAAGAACAGTTATCTGAAGGAACATCCTAAGTCGTCAGTATCGAAGGCACTGGAAACAACAAGGGAAAGGCTAACGAGATTGAAACTTGATGGGTGGGTGCAGATAAAAGAAGAGGATAGGACGCTAAAGATAGAGAGAGATGAGGAAGCATTAAAGGAGGCATCATACCTTGATGGTTGTTACGCAATCAAGACTGATCTTGAGGAGAACGAGGCGGATACCAATCTGGTACATGAACGATACAAGGATTTAACGGAAGTGGAGAAGGCGTTTCGGGACTGTAAGACGGTGAATTTGGAGGTTCGTCCGGTGTATGTAAGAAAGGAGGATAGTACACGGGGACATGTGTTTGTGGTAATGCTTGCGTACATGATAATTCGAAGGCTGCGCAGAGCGTGGAAGAATTTTGACTTGACGGTAGAGGAAGGTCTCGCACAATTGACGACCATTTGTTCGATGGAAGTAACAATCAAAGGCCAAAAAGCTAGTTGCCAGAAGATCCCGCGTCCGCGGCAACAATCACATGAATTATTAGAGGCATTACAGATAAAGTTGCCAGAAGTATTGCCAAGCCGGAACATACGGGTAGTCACTAGAAAAAAGCTTGCTGTTCGGCGTAAAAGTCAATAA